From a single Clostridium isatidis genomic region:
- the thiI gene encoding tRNA uracil 4-sulfurtransferase ThiI, whose amino-acid sequence MNKLILVKYAPEIFLKGLNRNKFERKLRDNIKKKLKDIDFEMVEDQGRQFIKTENIEEAADRIRKVFGISEVCIVSQVESNMAAIKEEALKKVREAAPKNFKVETNRANKAFPKNSIEASKEIGGFIVYHMNGLEVKVKNPDLVVNVEIRDKAYIFTTKDKIKGVGGLPYGINGSTMLMLSGGIDSPVAGYLMAKRGVELHCVYYHSHPYTSERAKDKVKELARILSGYTEKVNLHIVPFTEIQMAIIEKCREDELTILMRRFMMRVACALSEKYGIQSVSTGESIGQVASQTMEGLIVSTDCADRPVFRPLIAMDKTDIMDIAREIGTYDTSILPYEDCCTIFVPKHPKTKPRLDQMRKSEAVLDIEELVNKAIEETELVTFE is encoded by the coding sequence ATGAATAAATTAATATTAGTAAAATATGCACCAGAAATTTTTCTAAAGGGTTTAAACAGAAATAAATTTGAAAGAAAATTAAGAGACAATATTAAAAAGAAATTAAAAGATATTGACTTTGAAATGGTTGAAGACCAAGGAAGACAATTTATAAAAACAGAGAATATAGAAGAAGCAGCAGATAGAATTAGAAAGGTTTTTGGAATTTCTGAAGTTTGCATAGTTTCACAAGTGGAAAGCAATATGGCTGCTATTAAAGAAGAGGCTTTGAAAAAGGTAAGGGAAGCAGCACCTAAGAATTTTAAAGTTGAAACTAATAGAGCCAATAAGGCCTTTCCTAAGAATTCTATAGAAGCTTCAAAAGAAATTGGTGGTTTTATTGTTTATCATATGAATGGATTAGAAGTTAAAGTAAAAAATCCTGATTTAGTAGTAAATGTTGAAATTAGAGATAAGGCTTATATATTTACAACAAAAGATAAAATAAAGGGTGTAGGAGGCTTACCATATGGAATTAATGGAAGCACAATGCTTATGTTATCAGGCGGAATAGATTCTCCTGTTGCTGGTTATTTAATGGCTAAAAGGGGAGTGGAACTTCACTGTGTATACTATCATAGTCATCCTTATACATCTGAAAGAGCAAAGGATAAGGTAAAGGAATTGGCAAGAATACTTTCAGGTTATACTGAAAAAGTAAATCTTCATATAGTTCCATTTACAGAAATACAAATGGCAATTATTGAAAAATGTAGAGAAGATGAATTAACAATCCTTATGAGAAGATTTATGATGAGAGTAGCTTGTGCCTTATCAGAAAAATACGGGATTCAATCAGTTTCAACTGGTGAAAGCATAGGTCAAGTTGCAAGTCAAACCATGGAAGGATTAATTGTAAGTACAGATTGTGCTGATAGACCTGTATTTAGACCTTTAATTGCAATGGATAAAACTGATATTATGGATATAGCTAGAGAAATAGGAACTTACGACACATCAATACTTCCATATGAAGACTGCTGTACAATATTTGTACCAAAACATCCCAAAACAAAACCTAGACTGGATCAAATGAGAAAGTCAGAAGCTGTATTAGATATTGAAGAACTTGTTAATAAGGCGATAGAAGAAACTGAATTAGTAACCTTTGAATAA
- a CDS encoding cysteine desulfurase family protein, translating to MDIYLDNSATTKPYKEVIEEIAMGMEEYYGNPSSLHKIGLMAEKKINEAREFLARTINSSKEEIYFTSGGSESNNLIIKGLLKSGHHVITTAFEHHSVLMTYNELEREGVKVTYLQVDKNGQISLEELKKAISKDTVLVSIMHVNNEMGAIQDLEAIGKIIKENSSRAKFHVDAVQSYGKLAIDVKKMNIDLLTASSHKIHGPKGIGFSYIKKGIIPKSLISGGSQEGGFRGGTQNVPGIIGFKKAAEITFSSREENYKYVAALKKYMIERLEEIDNIRINSSMGENFSPYILNVSFIGVRAEVLLHLLEDNNIFVATGSACTSKTSAVKGSYVIKSLGLTKDEVESAIRFSFSKFNTKDEIDKVIEILKSSLKFLRRVKK from the coding sequence TTGGATATATATTTAGATAATAGTGCTACAACAAAACCATATAAAGAGGTTATAGAAGAAATTGCAATGGGAATGGAAGAATATTATGGCAACCCATCTTCTCTTCATAAAATTGGTTTAATGGCAGAAAAAAAAATAAATGAAGCAAGAGAATTTTTAGCTAGAACAATAAATTCTTCAAAAGAGGAAATATATTTTACCTCTGGTGGAAGTGAATCAAATAATTTAATTATTAAAGGGCTTTTAAAATCTGGACATCATGTTATTACAACAGCTTTTGAGCATCATTCTGTTCTTATGACTTATAATGAATTAGAAAGGGAAGGCGTTAAAGTTACATATTTGCAGGTTGATAAAAATGGGCAAATATCTTTGGAAGAATTAAAAAAAGCGATTTCTAAAGATACAGTTTTAGTATCAATTATGCATGTAAATAATGAAATGGGAGCTATTCAAGATTTAGAAGCTATTGGCAAAATAATAAAGGAAAATAGTTCTAGGGCAAAATTTCATGTGGATGCAGTACAGTCTTATGGAAAGTTAGCTATAGATGTAAAAAAGATGAATATTGATTTATTGACAGCCTCTAGTCATAAAATACATGGTCCAAAGGGAATAGGCTTTTCATATATAAAAAAGGGTATAATTCCTAAATCCTTAATAAGTGGTGGAAGTCAAGAGGGAGGCTTTAGAGGAGGAACTCAAAATGTACCTGGAATTATCGGATTTAAAAAAGCTGCTGAAATTACCTTTAGTAGCAGGGAAGAAAATTATAAATATGTAGCAGCATTAAAGAAATATATGATTGAAAGATTAGAAGAAATAGATAATATTAGAATAAATAGTTCTATGGGAGAAAACTTTTCACCTTATATATTAAATGTTTCTTTTATTGGCGTTAGAGCAGAAGTATTACTTCATTTATTAGAAGATAATAATATATTTGTAGCTACAGGATCTGCATGTACTTCAAAAACAAGTGCAGTTAAAGGAAGTTATGTAATAAAATCTTTAGGATTGACTAAAGATGAAGTAGAAAGTGCAATTAGATTTTCCTTTTCTAAATTTAATACAAAAGATGAAATTGACAAGGTAATAGAAATTTTAAAAAGTTCATTAAAGTTTTTAAGGAGAGTTAAAAAATGA